In Diaphorobacter ruginosibacter, the genomic stretch CCAAGACCCCGGGCCGGGCAATTGGATGGGTCACCCAGGTGGGCGACAAGTGGTTCGAGCTCGAAACCTCCGACAAGTCCACCGAACTGCACAACGGCGATGGCCTGTGCTACTACGACCTGCAGAAGGAACTCGTGGGCGTGCACATCAACCGCGCCGAGTGCGTGCAGGCCAGGAAAGGCATCTGGCGCGTGTTCCCCAAGAACGAGATCGCCGAGTTCAAGGACCTGCGCAAGGGCCTGGAGATCAACCGCAACCGCGACATGGACTGGGTGCGCACGCTGGAGAAGAAGTCGAGCGAGCGCCGCATCGGCCTGTGGGCGGAGTTCAAGGAAACGGCGAACGGCTTTGCGCTCTCGCTGACCGACGAGGACGGCTTTGTCGGCTACGCGGAGATCGACAACGAGCACCAGCCGGCCACCGACGCCGCCAGAGCGGAGGCCACGCTGCGCGAGCAACTGGGCCGCTTCGGCACGACGATCTTCGGAGTGCATGACATTGCGCTGAACCTCTCCCAGCCCTGGTTCGTTCCGGCCTCCGTACTCAACCAGTTGCGCCGCGACGCCGTGGCTTCGCTCGAAGCCGCGCGCGAATCGGGCTTGGTGCGCCTGCCGCGCGCCACGCCGGTCGAGCCGCCCGCGCCCTTCCCCGAAGACACGCTCACCTATCTGGCCAATGTGTTCAACACCAAGGCGCACGACTTCTATGTGAAGCACGGCGTGAAGGTGATCGACGCCGCCTACGAGAGCAAGGAAGAGGAAGGCGAAGTCAGCCTGATGATCACCAAGCACTGCGTGCGCTTCTCGATGAGCCTGTGCCCCAAGCAGGCCAAGGGCGTGATCGGCGTGAAGGGCACGATCAAGGCCGAGCCGCTGCAGCTCATCAACGGCAAGGAAAAGCTCACGCTGCGCTTCGACTGCAAGCCCTGCGAGATGCACGTGGTGGGCAAGATGAAGAAGTCGGTGATGAACCAGCACATGAAGGAGATGCAGGAGCATCCGATGCAGTTCTATCGCACGCGCCCTGCCCGCCCCGGTCTCTGAGCCCCATTCGATGGTACGCCGCAAAGCCCCAACCAAGGACGAATCCGCACTGCTGCCGCCCTTTGCGGCGCTGCCCGATCAGGCCATTCACGTACCCTCCAGCGACGCGGAGTTCGAGCAGGCGCGAGAGGCCCTGATCCAGGCGAGCGTGCTGGGCTTCGACACGGAGAGCAAGCCCCTCTTCCAGGTGGGCGCCAAGGATACCGGCCCGCATGTCGTGCAGTTCGCCACGGTCGATGCCGCCTGGCTGCTGCAGACCCACCACGCGGCCGCGCAGGCGATCACGCGCGAGATCCTGGGCAATCCTCGCATCCTCAAGGTGGGTTTCGGGCTCGACAATGACCGCCACCAGCTCCAGGGCCGGCTGCAGGTAGAGATGCAGAACGTGCTCGATCTGGATCGCGTCTTCAAGCGCCACGGATTCGGCGCCTCCACCGGCGTGCGCGCGGCCATCGCCATGGTGCTGGGGCAGAGCCTGCGCAAGTCCAAGAAGGTGACCACGTCGAACTGGGCCAATCCCCGGCTCTCCGACAGCCAGCGCCGCTATGCCGCCAACGATGCGCATGCGGCGGCCATGGTCCATGCGCACCTGCCCGCATGGGAAGCCCTGCAGCCACCGGTGCAGGCGCAGCGCCCGCCAAGGCCGCCCAGGCCCGCCGTCGATGCGGGCAACAGCATCTCCGAGCGAAGAATGTAGTTCTCCACTCCTTGGCTGCCATTCGGGTCACCCGTTCAGGTGTGGACTCGCCAACGCGGATAAGCTCATAGCCAATGGTTCGTTCGAACATGCGCGGCAAGCGGCAACAATCGGGGATATGGGTCACTCATTCGAGTCAACCCGACACCTGTTTATCTGGAGACATCGCCCATGCGCATCGAAACCCTGGCCGTCCATGCCGGCTACTCGCCCGATCCCACCACCAAGGCCGTGGCCGTGCCGATCTACCAGACGGTCGCCTATGCATTCGACAGCGCGCAGCATGGCGCCGACCTGTTCGACCTGAAGGTGGCGGGCAACATCTACACGCGCATCATGAACCCCACGAACGACGTGCTCGAGAAGCGCGTTGCGGCGCTGGAGGGTGGCATCGCGGCATTGGCCGTGTCCTCGGGCATGGCGGCGATCGCCTATGCGATCCAGACGATTGCCGAGGCCGGGGACAACATCGTCTCGGCCAGCACACTCTATGGCGGCACCTACAACCTGTTCGCGCACACCTTCCCACAGCAGGGCATCGAGGTGCGCTTCGCCGACCCGCGCGACCCGGCAAGCTTCGGCCCCTTGATCGATGCCCGGACCAAGGCCATCTTCATCGAATCCATCGGCAACCCGCTCGGCAATGTGACCGACATCCGCGCGCTGGCCGACGTGGCACATGCGCATGGCGTGCCGCTGATCGTGGACAACACCGTGCCCAGCCCGTACCTGCTGCGCCCCATCGAACACGGTGCCGACATCGTGGTGCACTCGCTCACCAAATACC encodes the following:
- a CDS encoding peptidase U32 family protein; this encodes MSLLPHQLELLSPARDADIGIEAVNHGADAVYIGGPAFGARATAGNDIRDLERLIKHAHRFGSRIFITLNTILRDDELEGARKMAWQIYEAGADALIIQDMGLLEIDLPPIQLHASTQTDIRTPEKARFLQDAGLSQIVLARELDLQQIKAVREATDPARTTIEFFVHGALCVAYSGQCFISHAHTGRSANRGDCNQACRLPYEVTDQSGRIIAHEKHVLSMKDNNQSDNLRALIDAGVRSFKIEGRYKDMGYVKNITAHYRKLLDEVIEEREFSDAPLARSSSGRTTFTFEPDPDQNFNREFTDYFVNGRQDDIGAFDTPKTPGRAIGWVTQVGDKWFELETSDKSTELHNGDGLCYYDLQKELVGVHINRAECVQARKGIWRVFPKNEIAEFKDLRKGLEINRNRDMDWVRTLEKKSSERRIGLWAEFKETANGFALSLTDEDGFVGYAEIDNEHQPATDAARAEATLREQLGRFGTTIFGVHDIALNLSQPWFVPASVLNQLRRDAVASLEAARESGLVRLPRATPVEPPAPFPEDTLTYLANVFNTKAHDFYVKHGVKVIDAAYESKEEEGEVSLMITKHCVRFSMSLCPKQAKGVIGVKGTIKAEPLQLINGKEKLTLRFDCKPCEMHVVGKMKKSVMNQHMKEMQEHPMQFYRTRPARPGL
- a CDS encoding 3'-5' exonuclease translates to MVRRKAPTKDESALLPPFAALPDQAIHVPSSDAEFEQAREALIQASVLGFDTESKPLFQVGAKDTGPHVVQFATVDAAWLLQTHHAAAQAITREILGNPRILKVGFGLDNDRHQLQGRLQVEMQNVLDLDRVFKRHGFGASTGVRAAIAMVLGQSLRKSKKVTTSNWANPRLSDSQRRYAANDAHAAAMVHAHLPAWEALQPPVQAQRPPRPPRPAVDAGNSISERRM